A genomic segment from Drosophila miranda strain MSH22 chromosome 3, D.miranda_PacBio2.1, whole genome shotgun sequence encodes:
- the LOC108160121 gene encoding NADPH oxidase 5 isoform X2 codes for MDNDNDSKSQAENHRGSVSSSRSLEIPVTPSRSPKKVSFSDELPTTAAAAAAAAAEAEPKFESQSPAHQPVPLQASGVSHVLHQAAQYLERLHGGSRDHPVEEVHASADSDGDSTTSAAVLDLDSTDGAVPPPSATAPVGLVLATSPSILIANDGSSSVGKQEATLANTNSNQIQHQHQHQSWSPIQNQHQNTTQLQSNLYMERYNLNLDKNCSSMELEARREKQRWLLISECSALFDEGEGRHTREAFRKLFLDEEFQQKLFQLFDLERHGYLLQDRWIEHIKGRLTDDRQMDFAEQIESVAYVICGENSRVSFKNFRDIWHTRGILDKLYRLIDMDGSNLISTNQVMEFISHLTNSRPRTGFDKSSLARLEQLFRNTVGNEQEIRREEFQKIVTSKNPFFTERVFQIFDKDNSGSISLQEFIDAIHQFSGQSADDKIRFLFKVYDIDGDGLIQHKELHDVIRHCIKENGMEFSEDQIEDLTSAMFEDADPHNSGEITYEALKNQLNKHGGLLENLSITIDRWLVPVSEDRPAGTGRLWNTIPHQLTLAYMKNNQVFVTYLFFYIAVNLCLFISRAIQYRASNGFVIIARACGQCLNFNCAWVLVLMLRHSLTYLRGRGLSSYLPLDHHVYLHKLTGITISALSLVHTIMHLFNFSIIVINDPNINAGHYTIGEWLLTDRPGLFGLIPGCANPTGVALLAILVVMFVCSQPFVRRKGSFEVFYWTHLLYVPFWILTLFHGPNFWKWFLLPGLVYIVERVLRYVWMRGEHGKTYISSGLLLPSKVIHLVIKRPFNFNFRPGDYVFVNIPAIANYEWHPFTISSAPEQEDYMWLHIRTVGEWTNRLYRYFEREQQKLHKSEVGQHMHAIPTPSFMLLNEARNPALNGDMATTTSTPQTDFLARNMVGQARPPVRPPRQHRKLVAVSPQAPDPAPTTGVNRIRSIKKTLQRTFSRKEPGEPKGKPSPTGMVNGSFIGDGERDDPGGFKQRPLEKSISLPDISVKIKKRSRLKALRALGRSESERTFDDKRVRRARNNSVGLAYLSPQNKSLAQSFRYMRNKPTIIAFKTPSMEEHESQSQLTIAPENSGSPASRAEQGQLAKAESSDRLHMTRLSLTADVVCKPLEIFIDGPYGAPSSHIFGAQHAVLIGTGIGVTPFASILQSIMHRYWKARHSCPRCQFEWASEIPKSVMNLRKVDFFWINRDQRSFEWFVNLLSQLEIEQAELGGAMERFLDMHMYITSALQRTDMKAVGLQLALDLLHEKGKRDLITGLKTRTNAGRPNWDKVFKQLQAQQKGKVTVFYCGPPQLAKTLRYKCDQYGFSFRKECF; via the exons ATGGATAACGACAACGACTCCAAGAGTCAAGCGGAGAACCATAGGGGCTCGGTGTCCTCGAGCAGGTCTCTGGAAATACCCGTCACTCCCTCGCGTTCCCCCAAGAAGGTCTCCTTTTCTGACGAGCTGCCCAccacggcagcggcagcggcagcggcagcagcagaagcggAGCCCAAGTTCGAGTCGCAGTCCCCGGCCCATCAGCCAGTCCCGCTGCAGGCGAGTGGAGTCAGTCACGTGCTGCACCAGGCGGCCCAGTACCTGGAGAGATTACACGGCGGTTCTCGCGATCATCCTGTAGAGGAAGTCCACGCTAGTGCGGATTCAGATGGCGATAGCACCACAAGCGCCGCCGTACTCGACCTGGACTCAACGGATGGAGCTGTGCCGCCACCGTCGGCGACGGCCCCAGTTGGTTTAGTGCTGGCCACCTCGCCCAGCATTCTGATAGCCAAcgatggcagcagcagcgtcggCAAACAGGAAGCGACGCTGGCGAATACGAACTCGAATCAGattcagcatcagcatcagcatcagagCTGGAGTCCGATTCAGAATCAACATCAGAATACGACTCAGTTGCAATCAAATTTGTACATGGAACGATACAACCTCAATTTAGATAAAAACTGCAGCTCCATGGAGTTGGAGGCACGTCGGGAGAAGCAGCGCTGGCTCTTGATATCGGAGTGCAGTGCGCTCTTTGACGAGGGCGAGGGGAGGCACACACGTGAAGCCTTCCGCAAACTCTTTCTGGATGAG GAATTCCAGCAAAAGCTCTTCCAGCTCTTCGATCTCGAACGGCATGGTTATCTTCTACAAGACCGCTGGATCGAGCATATCAAGGGGCGTTTAAC CGACGACCGTCAGATGGACTTTGCCGAGCAGATCGAATCGGTGGCCTATGTGATCTGCGGGGAGAACAGCAGAGTGAGCTTCAAGAACTTCCGCGACATCTGGCATACGCGCGGA ATACTGGACAAGTTGTATCGCCTGATAGACATGGATGGGTCCAATCTCATTTCCACCAATCAGGTAATGGAGTTTATATCGCATCTGACCAACTCCCGGCCGCGGACCGGCTTTGACAAGAGCTCTCTGGCCCGCCTGGAGCAGCTGTTCCGCAACACCGTCGGCAACGAGCAGGAGATTCGGCGCGAGGAGTTCCAGAAGATTGTCACCTCCAAGAAT CCCTTCTTCACGGAGCGTGTCTTTCAAATCTTTGACAAGGACAACTCCGGCTCCATTTCGCTGCAGGAGTTCATTGATGCCATACATCAGTTCTCGGGACAGTCGGCCGATGATAAGATACGCTTCTTGTTCAAGGTCTACGACATAGATG GCGATGGCCTCATTCAGCACAAGGAGCTGCACGATGTGATACGTCACTGCATCAAGGAGAATGGCATGGAGTTCTCCGAAGATCAGATCGAAGACCTCACCAGCGCCATGTTCGAGGATGCGGATCCCCACAACAGCGGCGAGATCACTTACGAGGCGCTCAAAAATCAGCTGAACAAACACGGTGGTCTCCTGGAGAACCTCAGTATAAC GATCGATCGCTGGCTGGTGCCCGTGTCCGAGGATCGTCCGGCGGGCACTGGCAGGCTGTGGAACACGATACCTCACCAGCTGACGCTGGCCTACATGAAGAACAACCAGGTTTTTGTCACGTACCTCTTCTTCTACATAGCCGTAAATCTCTGCCTGTTCATCTCACGTGCCATCCAGTACCGGGCCAGCAATGGCTTCGTCATCATAGCCAGAGCCTGCG GACAATGCCTAAACTTCAACTGTGCATGGGTCctggtgctgatgctgcgGCACTCCCTCACGTATCTCAGGGGACGGGGATTGTCTTCGTATCTGCCGCTGGACCACCATGTCTACCTGCACAAACTGACGGGGATCACAATATCGGCTCTCAGCCTGGTGCACACGATCATGCATCTGTTCAACTTCTCCATCATCGTGATCAACGACCCCAACATCAACGCCGGGCACTACACGATCGGGGAGTGGCTACTGACGGATCGGCCGGGCCTGTTTGGACTGATTCCGGGCTGCGCCAATCCCACGGGCGTCGCCCTGCTGGCCATCCTCGTGGTGATGTTCGTGTGCTCGCAGCCGTTCGTGCGGCGCAAGGGCAGCTTCGAGGTCTTCTACTGGACGCACCTGCTGTACGTCCCCTTTTGGATACTCACCCTGTTCCACGGGCCCAACTTCTGGAAGTGGTTCCTGCTGCCGGGTCTCGTCTACATCGTGGAGCGGGTGCTGCGCTACGTGTGGATGCGGGGCGAGCACGGCAAAACCTATATCAGCTCCGGCCTGCTACTGCCTTCCAAAGTAATCCATCTGGTCATCAAGCGGCCGTTCAACTTCAACTTCCGCCCCGGCGACTATGTGTTCGTGAACATTCCCGCCATCGCCAACTACGAGTGGCACCCGTTCACCATCAGCTCCGCGCCCGAGCAGGAGGACTACATGTGGCTACACATCCGTACCGTGGGCGAGTGGACCAACCGTCTCTACCGCTACTTCGAGCGCGAGCAGCAGAAGCTGCACAAGAGCGAAGTGGGCCAGCACATGCACGCCATTCCCACGCCCAGCTTCATGCTCCTCAACGAGGCACGCAATCCCGCGCTGAACGGAGACATGGCCACCACCACGTCTACTCCGCAAACAGATTTCTTGGCCCGAAACATGGTCGGACAGGCAAGGCCGCCGGTGCGACCTCCTCGTCAGCATCGCAAGCTCGTGGCCGTCAGTCCCCAAGCACCGGATCCCGCACCAACCACGGGCGTGAATCGCATCCGGAGCATCAAGAAAACCCTGCAGCGAACCTTCTCCAGGAAAGAGCCAGGTGAGCCGAAGGGTAAGCCCAGTCCGACTGGCATGGTTAACGGATCCTTCATCGGCGACGGTGAGCGTGACGATCCGGGAGGTTTCAAGCAGCGGCCGCTGGAAAAGAGCatttccctgccggacatcagCGTAAAGATCAAGAAGCGCAGCCGGCTCAAGGC TCTTCGTGCCCTGGGCCGTTCGGAGTCGGAGCGTACTTTCGATGACAAGCGGGTACGCCGTGCCCGCAACAACAGCGTTGGCCTGGCGTATCTCAGTCCGCAGAACAAGTCGCTGGCCCAGAGCTTCCGGTACATGCGCAACAAGCCCACCATCATCGCCTTCAAGACGCCCAGCATGGAGGAGCACGAGTCGCAGTCCCAGCTGACGATTGCGCCGGAGAACAGCGGTAGTCCGGCCAGCAGGGCGGAGCAGGGGCAGCTTGCCAAGGCGGAGTCCAGCGACAGGCTCCATATGACCAGGCTCAGCCTGACAGCGGATGTCGTGTGCAAGCCACTCGAG ATCTTCATTGACGGCCCGTACGGTGCTCCCTCGAGCCACATCTTTGGGGCCCAGCATGCGGTGCTCATCGGCACCGGGATCGGCGTCACACCCTTCGCCTCCATTTTGCAGTCCATCATGCACCGCTACTGGAAGGCGCGGCACAGCTGTCCACGCTGCCAATTTGAGTGGGCTAGTGAGATTCCCAAGTCTGTGATGAATCTGCGGAAGGTGGACTTCTTCTGGATCAACCGCGATCAGCGATCCTTCGAGTGGTTTGTGAATCTTCTCTCCCAGCTGGAGATTGAGCAGGCGGAGCTAGGCGGCGCCATGGAACG TTTCCTGgacatgcatatgtacatcACAAGTGCCCTGCAGAGGACCGACATGAAAGCGGTGGGTCTTCAGCTGGCCCTGGATCTGCTCCACGAGAAG GGCAAGCGGGATCTTATCACGGGTTTGAAGACACGCACAAATGCAGGACGCCCCAACTGGGACAAGGTATTCAAGCAGCTGCAGGCACAGCAAAAGGGCAAGGTGACTGTCTTCTACTGCGGTCCCCCGCAGCTGGCCAAGACGCTGCGCTACAAGTGCGATCAGTACGGGTTCTCATTTCGTAAGGAGTGCTTCTGA
- the LOC108160121 gene encoding uncharacterized protein LOC108160121 isoform X1, with the protein MDNDNDSKSQAENHRGSVSSSRSLEIPVTPSRSPKKVSFSDELPTTAAAAAAAAAEAEPKFESQSPAHQPVPLQASGVSHVLHQAAQYLERLHGGSRDHPVEEVHASADSDGDSTTSAAVLDLDSTDGAVPPPSATAPVGLVLATSPSILIANDGSSSVGKQEATLANTNSNQIQHQHQHQSWSPIQNQHQNTTQLQSNLYMERYNLNLDKNCSSMELEARREKQRWLLISECSALFDEGEGRHTREAFRKLFLDEEFQQKLFQLFDLERHGYLLQDRWIEHIKGRLTDDRQMDFAEQIESVAYVICGENSRVSFKNFRDIWHTRGILDKLYRLIDMDGSNLISTNQVMEFISHLTNSRPRTGFDKSSLARLEQLFRNTVGNEQEIRREEFQKIVTSKNPFFTERVFQIFDKDNSGSISLQEFIDAIHQFSGQSADDKIRFLFKVYDIDGDGLIQHKELHDVIRHCIKENGMEFSEDQIEDLTSAMFEDADPHNSGEITYEALKNQLNKHGGLLENLSITIDRWLVPVSEDRPAGTGRLWNTIPHQLTLAYMKNNQVFVTYLFFYIAVNLCLFISRAIQYRASNGFVIIARACGQCLNFNCAWVLVLMLRHSLTYLRGRGLSSYLPLDHHVYLHKLTGITISALSLVHTIMHLFNFSIIVINDPNINAGHYTIGEWLLTDRPGLFGLIPGCANPTGVALLAILVVMFVCSQPFVRRKGSFEVFYWTHLLYVPFWILTLFHGPNFWKWFLLPGLVYIVERVLRYVWMRGEHGKTYISSGLLLPSKVIHLVIKRPFNFNFRPGDYVFVNIPAIANYEWHPFTISSAPEQEDYMWLHIRTVGEWTNRLYRYFEREQQKLHKSEVGQHMHAIPTPSFMLLNEARNPALNGDMATTTSTPQTDFLARNMVGQARPPVRPPRQHRKLVAVSPQAPDPAPTTGVNRIRSIKKTLQRTFSRKEPGEPKGKPSPTGMVNGSFIGDGERDDPGGFKQRPLEKSISLPDISVKIKKRSRLKALRALGRSESERTFDDKRVRRARNNSVGLAYLSPQNKSLAQSFRYMRNKPTIIAFKTPSMEEHESQSQLTIAPENSGSPASRAEQGQLAKAESSDRLHMTRLSLTADVVCKPLEDSNQTWTSSRKSILRRPTFLRTLSTSLTNRGGGGGGGGGSSTTNSGSKVTLDAGVMEIFIDGPYGAPSSHIFGAQHAVLIGTGIGVTPFASILQSIMHRYWKARHSCPRCQFEWASEIPKSVMNLRKVDFFWINRDQRSFEWFVNLLSQLEIEQAELGGAMERFLDMHMYITSALQRTDMKAVGLQLALDLLHEKGKRDLITGLKTRTNAGRPNWDKVFKQLQAQQKGKVTVFYCGPPQLAKTLRYKCDQYGFSFRKECF; encoded by the exons ATGGATAACGACAACGACTCCAAGAGTCAAGCGGAGAACCATAGGGGCTCGGTGTCCTCGAGCAGGTCTCTGGAAATACCCGTCACTCCCTCGCGTTCCCCCAAGAAGGTCTCCTTTTCTGACGAGCTGCCCAccacggcagcggcagcggcagcggcagcagcagaagcggAGCCCAAGTTCGAGTCGCAGTCCCCGGCCCATCAGCCAGTCCCGCTGCAGGCGAGTGGAGTCAGTCACGTGCTGCACCAGGCGGCCCAGTACCTGGAGAGATTACACGGCGGTTCTCGCGATCATCCTGTAGAGGAAGTCCACGCTAGTGCGGATTCAGATGGCGATAGCACCACAAGCGCCGCCGTACTCGACCTGGACTCAACGGATGGAGCTGTGCCGCCACCGTCGGCGACGGCCCCAGTTGGTTTAGTGCTGGCCACCTCGCCCAGCATTCTGATAGCCAAcgatggcagcagcagcgtcggCAAACAGGAAGCGACGCTGGCGAATACGAACTCGAATCAGattcagcatcagcatcagcatcagagCTGGAGTCCGATTCAGAATCAACATCAGAATACGACTCAGTTGCAATCAAATTTGTACATGGAACGATACAACCTCAATTTAGATAAAAACTGCAGCTCCATGGAGTTGGAGGCACGTCGGGAGAAGCAGCGCTGGCTCTTGATATCGGAGTGCAGTGCGCTCTTTGACGAGGGCGAGGGGAGGCACACACGTGAAGCCTTCCGCAAACTCTTTCTGGATGAG GAATTCCAGCAAAAGCTCTTCCAGCTCTTCGATCTCGAACGGCATGGTTATCTTCTACAAGACCGCTGGATCGAGCATATCAAGGGGCGTTTAAC CGACGACCGTCAGATGGACTTTGCCGAGCAGATCGAATCGGTGGCCTATGTGATCTGCGGGGAGAACAGCAGAGTGAGCTTCAAGAACTTCCGCGACATCTGGCATACGCGCGGA ATACTGGACAAGTTGTATCGCCTGATAGACATGGATGGGTCCAATCTCATTTCCACCAATCAGGTAATGGAGTTTATATCGCATCTGACCAACTCCCGGCCGCGGACCGGCTTTGACAAGAGCTCTCTGGCCCGCCTGGAGCAGCTGTTCCGCAACACCGTCGGCAACGAGCAGGAGATTCGGCGCGAGGAGTTCCAGAAGATTGTCACCTCCAAGAAT CCCTTCTTCACGGAGCGTGTCTTTCAAATCTTTGACAAGGACAACTCCGGCTCCATTTCGCTGCAGGAGTTCATTGATGCCATACATCAGTTCTCGGGACAGTCGGCCGATGATAAGATACGCTTCTTGTTCAAGGTCTACGACATAGATG GCGATGGCCTCATTCAGCACAAGGAGCTGCACGATGTGATACGTCACTGCATCAAGGAGAATGGCATGGAGTTCTCCGAAGATCAGATCGAAGACCTCACCAGCGCCATGTTCGAGGATGCGGATCCCCACAACAGCGGCGAGATCACTTACGAGGCGCTCAAAAATCAGCTGAACAAACACGGTGGTCTCCTGGAGAACCTCAGTATAAC GATCGATCGCTGGCTGGTGCCCGTGTCCGAGGATCGTCCGGCGGGCACTGGCAGGCTGTGGAACACGATACCTCACCAGCTGACGCTGGCCTACATGAAGAACAACCAGGTTTTTGTCACGTACCTCTTCTTCTACATAGCCGTAAATCTCTGCCTGTTCATCTCACGTGCCATCCAGTACCGGGCCAGCAATGGCTTCGTCATCATAGCCAGAGCCTGCG GACAATGCCTAAACTTCAACTGTGCATGGGTCctggtgctgatgctgcgGCACTCCCTCACGTATCTCAGGGGACGGGGATTGTCTTCGTATCTGCCGCTGGACCACCATGTCTACCTGCACAAACTGACGGGGATCACAATATCGGCTCTCAGCCTGGTGCACACGATCATGCATCTGTTCAACTTCTCCATCATCGTGATCAACGACCCCAACATCAACGCCGGGCACTACACGATCGGGGAGTGGCTACTGACGGATCGGCCGGGCCTGTTTGGACTGATTCCGGGCTGCGCCAATCCCACGGGCGTCGCCCTGCTGGCCATCCTCGTGGTGATGTTCGTGTGCTCGCAGCCGTTCGTGCGGCGCAAGGGCAGCTTCGAGGTCTTCTACTGGACGCACCTGCTGTACGTCCCCTTTTGGATACTCACCCTGTTCCACGGGCCCAACTTCTGGAAGTGGTTCCTGCTGCCGGGTCTCGTCTACATCGTGGAGCGGGTGCTGCGCTACGTGTGGATGCGGGGCGAGCACGGCAAAACCTATATCAGCTCCGGCCTGCTACTGCCTTCCAAAGTAATCCATCTGGTCATCAAGCGGCCGTTCAACTTCAACTTCCGCCCCGGCGACTATGTGTTCGTGAACATTCCCGCCATCGCCAACTACGAGTGGCACCCGTTCACCATCAGCTCCGCGCCCGAGCAGGAGGACTACATGTGGCTACACATCCGTACCGTGGGCGAGTGGACCAACCGTCTCTACCGCTACTTCGAGCGCGAGCAGCAGAAGCTGCACAAGAGCGAAGTGGGCCAGCACATGCACGCCATTCCCACGCCCAGCTTCATGCTCCTCAACGAGGCACGCAATCCCGCGCTGAACGGAGACATGGCCACCACCACGTCTACTCCGCAAACAGATTTCTTGGCCCGAAACATGGTCGGACAGGCAAGGCCGCCGGTGCGACCTCCTCGTCAGCATCGCAAGCTCGTGGCCGTCAGTCCCCAAGCACCGGATCCCGCACCAACCACGGGCGTGAATCGCATCCGGAGCATCAAGAAAACCCTGCAGCGAACCTTCTCCAGGAAAGAGCCAGGTGAGCCGAAGGGTAAGCCCAGTCCGACTGGCATGGTTAACGGATCCTTCATCGGCGACGGTGAGCGTGACGATCCGGGAGGTTTCAAGCAGCGGCCGCTGGAAAAGAGCatttccctgccggacatcagCGTAAAGATCAAGAAGCGCAGCCGGCTCAAGGC TCTTCGTGCCCTGGGCCGTTCGGAGTCGGAGCGTACTTTCGATGACAAGCGGGTACGCCGTGCCCGCAACAACAGCGTTGGCCTGGCGTATCTCAGTCCGCAGAACAAGTCGCTGGCCCAGAGCTTCCGGTACATGCGCAACAAGCCCACCATCATCGCCTTCAAGACGCCCAGCATGGAGGAGCACGAGTCGCAGTCCCAGCTGACGATTGCGCCGGAGAACAGCGGTAGTCCGGCCAGCAGGGCGGAGCAGGGGCAGCTTGCCAAGGCGGAGTCCAGCGACAGGCTCCATATGACCAGGCTCAGCCTGACAGCGGATGTCGTGTGCAAGCCACTCGAG GACAGCAACCAAACGTGGACGAGCAGCAGAAAGTCCATTCTGCGGCGTCCCACATTCCTACGCACTTTGTCCACATCCCTAACCAACCGGGGCggcggaggtggaggtggaggcggTAGCTCCACAACTAACAGCGGTAGCAAGGTCACACTCGATGCGGGCGTCATGGAG ATCTTCATTGACGGCCCGTACGGTGCTCCCTCGAGCCACATCTTTGGGGCCCAGCATGCGGTGCTCATCGGCACCGGGATCGGCGTCACACCCTTCGCCTCCATTTTGCAGTCCATCATGCACCGCTACTGGAAGGCGCGGCACAGCTGTCCACGCTGCCAATTTGAGTGGGCTAGTGAGATTCCCAAGTCTGTGATGAATCTGCGGAAGGTGGACTTCTTCTGGATCAACCGCGATCAGCGATCCTTCGAGTGGTTTGTGAATCTTCTCTCCCAGCTGGAGATTGAGCAGGCGGAGCTAGGCGGCGCCATGGAACG TTTCCTGgacatgcatatgtacatcACAAGTGCCCTGCAGAGGACCGACATGAAAGCGGTGGGTCTTCAGCTGGCCCTGGATCTGCTCCACGAGAAG GGCAAGCGGGATCTTATCACGGGTTTGAAGACACGCACAAATGCAGGACGCCCCAACTGGGACAAGGTATTCAAGCAGCTGCAGGCACAGCAAAAGGGCAAGGTGACTGTCTTCTACTGCGGTCCCCCGCAGCTGGCCAAGACGCTGCGCTACAAGTGCGATCAGTACGGGTTCTCATTTCGTAAGGAGTGCTTCTGA